The following are encoded together in the Pseudoalteromonas ruthenica genome:
- a CDS encoding GNAT family N-acetyltransferase, translating to MNRCPSRGLSLRPIGHKDAPAMFAILSQPLVFRFNDYLPPKTKTEVRSMIQADIELLLKGQGVRFAIIHQHQVIGSCGLYNIAQGCAELGFELHPQHWGKGYMQAAIALLLAEYGRYIDKPLTRIQARVMVENHRSINTLTRAGFKPSSAQLYSLALPACALDVAEQLNQAS from the coding sequence ATGAATCGCTGCCCATCTCGCGGGCTTAGTTTACGTCCCATAGGCCACAAAGATGCGCCGGCAATGTTTGCTATTCTCTCGCAGCCTTTGGTTTTTCGCTTTAATGATTATTTACCACCGAAAACTAAAACTGAGGTGCGTAGTATGATTCAAGCGGACATCGAACTACTTCTAAAAGGGCAAGGCGTGCGCTTTGCTATCATTCACCAGCACCAGGTCATTGGTAGCTGCGGCTTATATAATATCGCCCAAGGTTGCGCGGAGCTCGGCTTTGAACTTCATCCTCAGCATTGGGGTAAAGGTTATATGCAAGCAGCAATAGCTTTGCTATTAGCCGAATACGGCCGCTATATTGATAAGCCGCTGACGCGTATCCAAGCACGAGTGATGGTCGAAAATCACCGCAGTATCAATACGCTTACCCGTGCAGGCTTCAAACCAAGTAGCGCGCAACTCTATAGTTTAGCGTTACCGGCCTGTGCACTCGATGTTGCCGAGCAACTCAATCAAGCAAGTTAA
- a CDS encoding TetR/AcrR family transcriptional regulator → MLIIIIERAQYQAKGFVLSNQLTPKKLQTRTRICQTAWELFIAKGFESTSTRDIAKAAGIANGTLFSHFANKDELLKVLMIAQIDNVIADAQRSDDHQQPKLKMRHYATHLYAFYLQHVEFSKTLLQSLIWQGQFFDEQIQQFKALLFASAPQYDEVRAAAMMDCYFMTLIEGLNQPAPNANAMVRRLSAKLALL, encoded by the coding sequence ATGCTCATTATAATAATTGAGCGCGCTCAATATCAAGCAAAAGGGTTTGTTTTGAGTAACCAATTGACGCCTAAAAAACTGCAAACACGAACACGGATCTGCCAAACCGCGTGGGAGCTGTTTATTGCCAAAGGGTTTGAGAGCACGTCAACACGTGATATTGCCAAGGCAGCAGGGATAGCAAATGGCACCTTGTTTAGCCATTTTGCGAATAAAGATGAGTTGCTCAAGGTGTTAATGATTGCGCAGATTGATAACGTCATCGCTGATGCCCAACGCAGTGACGACCATCAGCAGCCAAAACTGAAAATGCGCCACTATGCCACGCACCTGTATGCGTTTTATTTGCAGCATGTGGAATTCAGTAAGACCCTACTACAGAGTTTGATTTGGCAAGGACAGTTTTTCGATGAACAAATACAGCAATTTAAAGCGTTGTTATTTGCATCGGCTCCCCAGTATGACGAGGTGCGCGCCGCAGCCATGATGGACTGTTACTTTATGACTTTGATAGAGGGGTTAAATCAGCCAGCCCCTAACGCTAATGCTATGGTGCGTCGCTTAAGTGCCAAGCTCGCCCTACTCTAA
- the purE gene encoding 5-(carboxyamino)imidazole ribonucleotide mutase: MKVGIIMGSKSDWPTMQHAADMLDKFGVEYETKVVSAHRTPQLLADYASSAAERGVKVIIAGAGGAAHLPGMAAAFTSLPVLGVPVKSKALNGVDSLLSICQMPKGVAVGTLAIGDAGAANAGLLAAQILGCQQPELLAKIDQFRAEQTETVLANPNPAE; the protein is encoded by the coding sequence ATGAAAGTAGGAATTATTATGGGCTCAAAGTCAGACTGGCCCACCATGCAACATGCGGCGGACATGCTGGATAAATTCGGTGTCGAGTATGAAACCAAAGTGGTTTCTGCGCATCGCACTCCTCAACTTTTAGCTGATTATGCCAGCTCAGCTGCTGAGCGTGGTGTTAAAGTGATCATCGCCGGTGCTGGCGGGGCTGCGCATTTACCGGGTATGGCGGCCGCTTTTACCTCGCTACCGGTATTGGGCGTGCCAGTAAAATCGAAAGCGCTCAATGGTGTTGACTCGTTATTATCAATCTGCCAAATGCCAAAAGGTGTGGCGGTAGGTACTTTAGCTATTGGTGATGCCGGTGCCGCTAATGCGGGACTGTTGGCAGCGCAAATCTTGGGCTGTCAGCAACCAGAGCTACTGGCGAAAATTGACCAATTTCGTGCCGAGCAGACAGAGACTGTTTTAGCTAACCCTAACCCAGCTGAATAA
- a CDS encoding 5-(carboxyamino)imidazole ribonucleotide synthase, which translates to MQMLVLGAGQLARMMALVAAPLDIHIRAYDVASKQVVHPVTGEHYTQTLEQAIASSDRITAEFEHIPSDVLAACEQSGKFFPGKKAIECGGDRAKEKALLDNAGVPSAPYILVNERTHLEQAVNELGLPLVIKTCQAGYDGKGQWRLKSIDQTDEIWQEMQAFLDKDASHRIICEKMIAFDREVSVIGARDAQGNVKVYPVTENEHTDGVLTLSVAGIVSQDMQSQAVDAYSKIANALDYVGVLAIEFFDVDGELLVNEIAPRVHNSGHWTQQGAYCCQFENHVRAVAGLPLGCTYLLQPSAMINVLGQPAIPAEVLATTGVRSHWYGKAVKPGRKMGHINVSANTLHELGERLGELHEHLSEQDYPGIEARAHQLILN; encoded by the coding sequence ATGCAAATGTTAGTTCTGGGCGCGGGCCAACTAGCGCGTATGATGGCGCTTGTGGCAGCGCCGCTGGATATCCATATTCGTGCTTATGACGTGGCTAGCAAACAAGTGGTGCACCCGGTAACCGGTGAGCACTATACGCAAACGTTAGAGCAAGCAATCGCCAGTAGCGACCGTATTACTGCTGAGTTTGAGCATATTCCCAGCGATGTGCTTGCGGCCTGTGAGCAAAGCGGCAAATTCTTCCCCGGTAAAAAAGCCATTGAATGCGGCGGCGATCGCGCCAAAGAGAAGGCGCTGCTCGATAATGCTGGCGTACCGAGTGCTCCGTATATTTTAGTGAATGAACGTACTCACCTTGAGCAAGCGGTGAATGAACTGGGTTTACCTTTGGTGATCAAAACTTGTCAGGCTGGGTACGACGGCAAAGGCCAATGGCGCTTAAAAAGCATCGACCAGACTGATGAAATCTGGCAAGAAATGCAGGCATTTTTAGATAAAGATGCGTCGCATCGCATTATTTGTGAAAAGATGATTGCGTTTGACCGTGAAGTTTCAGTGATAGGTGCGCGCGATGCACAGGGGAATGTAAAAGTATACCCGGTCACCGAAAATGAACACACTGACGGGGTGTTGACGCTGTCGGTAGCAGGCATCGTCAGCCAAGATATGCAATCTCAGGCGGTTGATGCCTACAGCAAAATAGCCAATGCGCTGGATTATGTTGGCGTACTTGCTATCGAGTTTTTCGATGTTGACGGTGAATTGCTAGTCAATGAGATTGCGCCGCGTGTTCACAACTCGGGTCATTGGACACAGCAAGGCGCTTATTGTTGCCAGTTCGAGAACCATGTGCGTGCTGTTGCCGGTTTGCCTTTGGGCTGTACTTATCTATTGCAGCCGAGTGCGATGATTAACGTTTTGGGTCAGCCAGCAATCCCGGCAGAGGTATTGGCCACCACTGGCGTTCGCAGTCACTGGTATGGTAAAGCGGTAAAACCAGGGCGAAAAATGGGTCATATCAATGTCAGTGCTAATACCTTGCATGAGCTTGGGGAGCGTCTCGGTGAATTGCATGAGCACCTCAGCGAGCAGGATTATCCTGGTATTGAAGCACGAGCCCATCAGTTAATTCTCAACTAG
- a CDS encoding endonuclease/exonuclease/phosphatase family protein yields the protein MTLCKRFGLIGSLCLLVAACAQLHSSVPTTLRIATFNVSMDGSNYVTNPSELSESPLPALLAQGQHPQIHNIAHIIQRVRPDVILLNEFDYNEDWREQVDAFQRHYLGKDHGSVKAIHYPYSYSAPVNTGVASDYDFDGNGELSGNGGDAYGFGFYPGQYGMVILSRYPIDHERVRTFAQLKWAQQPQAQMPMLDGNAFYDNRTWQAARLSSKSFWDVPISVDGKRVHLLASHPTPPVFDGPEDRNGLRNKAEIKLIADYLDNQSDYLVDDQGRQGGLNDNSRFVILGDLNAAPQGDKARPEAINQVLAHDKVDASMVPESTGGAGVDEQAYARYYTASWRARADYVLPSKFGFEPISAGVYWPTEQDPAQYKLINDRKASSDHRLVWMDLKLIKKQ from the coding sequence ATGACCTTGTGCAAACGTTTTGGCCTTATTGGCTCCTTGTGTCTGCTCGTTGCGGCCTGTGCGCAACTTCATTCGTCTGTGCCAACAACGCTGCGTATCGCGACCTTTAACGTTAGTATGGATGGCTCGAACTACGTTACTAATCCCAGTGAGCTAAGTGAATCGCCTTTACCTGCCTTGCTAGCCCAAGGGCAACACCCACAAATTCACAATATCGCGCATATTATTCAACGGGTGCGTCCTGATGTGATATTACTCAATGAATTCGACTATAACGAGGATTGGCGCGAACAAGTCGATGCTTTTCAACGCCACTATCTAGGCAAGGATCATGGCAGTGTAAAAGCCATTCACTACCCCTACAGCTATAGTGCGCCCGTTAATACCGGTGTTGCCAGCGACTACGACTTTGACGGCAATGGTGAGCTCTCTGGCAATGGCGGGGATGCTTATGGCTTTGGTTTCTACCCTGGTCAATACGGCATGGTGATCTTAAGCCGCTATCCCATTGACCATGAGCGCGTGCGCACGTTTGCACAATTGAAATGGGCGCAACAACCGCAGGCGCAGATGCCCATGCTTGATGGCAATGCTTTTTATGATAACCGTACATGGCAAGCTGCGCGCTTAAGCTCTAAGTCATTCTGGGATGTGCCTATCAGCGTTGATGGTAAACGTGTGCATCTGTTGGCATCTCATCCTACACCACCGGTGTTCGATGGTCCGGAAGATAGAAACGGTCTGCGTAATAAAGCTGAGATTAAACTAATCGCCGATTATTTAGATAATCAAAGCGATTATTTGGTGGATGACCAAGGCCGCCAAGGAGGCCTCAATGACAACAGCCGATTTGTTATCTTGGGAGATTTAAACGCTGCACCGCAAGGCGATAAAGCGCGTCCTGAGGCCATTAATCAAGTGTTAGCTCATGATAAAGTGGATGCCAGTATGGTGCCCGAGAGCACCGGAGGAGCAGGAGTGGATGAGCAAGCTTATGCGCGTTATTACACCGCAAGCTGGCGTGCTAGAGCTGATTATGTGTTGCCATCAAAGTTCGGTTTTGAGCCAATCTCGGCAGGTGTATATTGGCCGACGGAGCAAGACCCGGCACAATATAAATTAATTAATGATAGAAAAGCTTCGTCAGATCATCGTCTTGTGTGGATGGACCTAAAATTAATAAAAAAACAGTGA
- a CDS encoding S9 family peptidase has product MFHKSVLAATIASSFILSGCQSTAQQSNTQVETNQTSAPSQVETPAKPGSVAITLEQAMADPDWIGNQPEGAFWHSDSNTVVYQQKQQGNQLRDTYTQAVGADSATKVTLAQLHTLGDDKAVYSQDNRLQAYVFKGDVFVRDTSANTLVQITKTSAFESAPQFLNDNSLVYRRGNVFMHVDLGTGLHSELANLKLEDEPIKVNEPKSYIAKEQHKLIDYVALQLKNQKDALERDQQLANENSAVVDATIYLGDKKRLVDAQLSPDGSKLIVALTDDRSWRADTDIMPNYITQDAGVESVPARRRVADAKPQGTELVYIDLPSKAKTTLTYNTLPGWNEDVLAEVKRENYARQGKEYESETKRREINLMMDWGWGQSAIQWNRSGSQVAVMLEAWDNKDRWIATVDFKGKKLVNQHRLHDDAWINYTFNDFGWLNTSDTLYFLSEQSGYSHIYTKPLTGKATQRTKGQFEVSDLTLSENDQYLYYKANKKHPGIYEVYRLNLDSGNSEALTSLDGMTDYSLSPDEQKLLLQHSKIMHPPELYVMDAAPGAKVTQLTHTVSEQFKATKLVAPKVVAVPSSHGEQPVYAKVYYPSDYQSDESGNTRKAVIFNHGAGYLQNSHFGWSGYFREFMFHSLLASEGYVVMDMDYRASKGYGRDWRTAIYRQMGTPETQDLVDGVKWMQANANVDVERVGTYGGSYGGFMTFMALFTEPELFQAGAALRPVSDWAHYNAPYTSNILNHPDVDPIAYERSSPIYFAEGLEKPLLINAPMVDDNVFFQDVVRLVQRLIELEKEDFETAIFPVEPHGFVQPSSWLDEYRRIYKLFEENL; this is encoded by the coding sequence ATGTTCCATAAATCAGTACTGGCGGCGACCATTGCTTCCAGTTTTATCCTCAGCGGCTGTCAAAGCACCGCACAACAAAGCAACACGCAGGTAGAAACGAATCAAACTTCCGCCCCAAGCCAAGTGGAGACACCGGCAAAACCAGGTTCAGTGGCTATTACCTTAGAACAAGCCATGGCTGATCCGGACTGGATAGGTAACCAGCCAGAAGGCGCGTTCTGGCACAGCGATTCAAACACCGTTGTTTATCAGCAAAAACAACAAGGTAATCAACTACGCGACACCTACACACAGGCCGTTGGCGCAGACAGTGCAACCAAAGTAACGCTGGCGCAGCTACACACGTTGGGCGATGACAAGGCCGTATACAGTCAAGATAACCGCTTACAAGCCTATGTATTTAAAGGGGATGTATTTGTTCGTGATACCTCTGCCAACACCTTAGTGCAAATCACCAAAACCTCGGCATTTGAATCTGCGCCGCAGTTTTTAAATGATAACAGCCTAGTATATCGCCGTGGCAACGTGTTTATGCATGTAGACTTAGGCACCGGGCTGCACAGTGAGTTAGCCAACCTTAAGCTTGAAGATGAGCCAATCAAGGTTAATGAGCCGAAAAGCTACATTGCTAAGGAACAACATAAGCTTATTGACTATGTTGCACTGCAGCTAAAGAACCAAAAAGATGCTCTCGAGCGCGACCAGCAGTTAGCGAATGAAAATAGCGCGGTAGTCGATGCCACCATTTACCTAGGCGATAAAAAGCGTTTAGTGGATGCCCAGCTCTCTCCCGATGGCAGTAAGCTTATCGTTGCGCTAACCGATGACAGAAGCTGGCGCGCAGACACCGACATCATGCCTAATTACATTACCCAAGATGCAGGGGTAGAATCGGTACCAGCCCGTCGCCGGGTTGCGGATGCCAAGCCACAGGGCACAGAATTGGTGTATATCGACTTGCCAAGCAAAGCAAAAACGACGCTGACCTATAATACCTTGCCCGGTTGGAATGAAGATGTGCTTGCCGAGGTGAAGCGTGAAAACTATGCCCGCCAAGGCAAAGAGTATGAAAGCGAAACTAAGCGCCGTGAAATCAATTTAATGATGGATTGGGGCTGGGGTCAAAGTGCCATTCAATGGAACCGCAGTGGCTCACAAGTTGCTGTTATGCTTGAGGCTTGGGATAACAAAGACCGCTGGATAGCGACCGTTGACTTTAAAGGTAAAAAGTTAGTGAACCAACACCGTTTACATGACGATGCTTGGATTAACTACACCTTCAATGATTTCGGTTGGTTAAACACCAGCGACACTTTGTATTTCTTGTCAGAGCAGTCCGGTTATAGCCACATCTACACAAAGCCGTTAACAGGTAAAGCAACCCAGCGTACCAAGGGTCAATTTGAGGTTTCCGATCTGACCTTGAGCGAAAATGACCAATATCTGTACTACAAAGCGAATAAAAAGCACCCAGGTATTTACGAGGTGTATCGCTTAAACCTGGATAGCGGCAACAGCGAGGCGCTAACCAGCCTTGATGGCATGACTGACTATAGTTTGAGTCCTGATGAGCAAAAACTGCTGTTACAGCACTCAAAAATCATGCACCCGCCGGAGCTTTATGTCATGGATGCGGCACCGGGGGCTAAGGTTACGCAGCTAACTCACACCGTATCAGAGCAATTCAAAGCGACTAAGCTGGTGGCTCCGAAAGTGGTTGCCGTACCGTCGAGCCATGGTGAGCAACCGGTGTATGCGAAAGTGTATTATCCCAGCGATTACCAAAGCGATGAAAGCGGTAATACCCGCAAGGCGGTTATTTTCAACCACGGCGCCGGTTATTTGCAAAACTCACACTTTGGCTGGTCCGGTTACTTCCGCGAGTTTATGTTCCACTCGTTGCTTGCCAGCGAAGGCTATGTGGTTATGGATATGGACTACCGCGCCTCGAAAGGGTATGGCCGCGATTGGCGTACTGCCATTTATCGACAAATGGGAACGCCAGAGACGCAAGACTTGGTTGATGGGGTAAAATGGATGCAGGCTAACGCCAATGTTGATGTTGAGCGGGTCGGTACTTACGGCGGCTCATACGGTGGCTTTATGACCTTTATGGCGCTGTTCACCGAGCCTGAACTATTCCAAGCCGGAGCGGCACTGCGCCCTGTGAGCGATTGGGCACATTATAACGCCCCGTATACCTCTAATATTCTCAATCACCCAGATGTTGACCCTATTGCCTACGAGCGTAGCTCGCCTATCTACTTCGCTGAAGGGTTAGAGAAGCCGCTATTGATCAATGCGCCGATGGTTGATGACAATGTGTTCTTCCAAGATGTTGTGCGCTTAGTGCAGCGCTTGATTGAACTGGAGAAAGAGGACTTTGAAACGGCTATCTTCCCAGTTGAACCGCACGGATTTGTGCAGCCTTCAAGTTGGCTAGATGAATACCGCCGCATTTATAAGCTGTTTGAAGAGAACCTTTAA
- the rrtA gene encoding rhombosortase: MTVFKTLFSHRAMLSVWPLIALCTLLMVIDAAGPLSFQRPAIAEGQWYRLLTGHFLHSNWPHLGMNMAGALVLWSLHGHFFSVRKYWLYLLLLSFGVGLCLYGFSPNISLYVGLSGSLHGLIAYGAVKDIRSGEKTGYLIIVGVIAKVAYEQIVGASSDVEALIDSRVAIEAHLFGLLCGLGLALLEWRGIKKPEA, translated from the coding sequence ATGACTGTGTTTAAAACCCTCTTTTCGCACCGCGCAATGCTGTCTGTCTGGCCACTGATCGCACTGTGTACACTGCTTATGGTAATTGATGCCGCTGGGCCATTGTCTTTTCAGCGCCCCGCCATCGCTGAGGGCCAGTGGTATCGCTTGCTAACAGGGCACTTTTTACACAGCAATTGGCCGCATTTAGGCATGAACATGGCAGGTGCTCTAGTGCTATGGTCGCTCCATGGCCATTTTTTTAGTGTGCGTAAGTATTGGCTTTATTTGCTGCTCTTGTCTTTTGGGGTTGGCCTCTGTTTATACGGCTTTAGCCCGAACATCTCTTTATATGTCGGCTTAAGTGGTTCATTGCACGGCTTGATTGCCTATGGTGCGGTGAAAGATATTCGCAGCGGTGAAAAAACCGGGTATTTAATTATCGTAGGCGTAATAGCCAAGGTGGCTTACGAGCAAATTGTTGGCGCCAGTAGTGACGTTGAGGCATTGATTGACTCCCGCGTGGCTATTGAGGCTCATCTATTTGGGCTGTTGTGTGGCTTGGGCTTAGCGCTACTAGAGTGGCGAGGCATAAAAAAACCCGAGGCTTAG
- the ggt gene encoding gamma-glutamyltransferase, with the protein MLRTYTQIAAALSLLISSGCTATTTTNKQVLADREPEATTAVVTKQQVSGEHYMVAAANPYAVRAGEAILAEGGSAIDAAIAVQLVLTLVEPQSSGIGGGAFILHYDAKQRRLTTYDGREQAPSKATPELFVDGNGEAVRWIDAVVGGRSVGAPGVLKALAKAHERDGKLPWSRLFEEAITLAEQGFKVSPRLHKLLARRINPGVEKMPAARAYFFPGGTPLAIGTVKQNPALASLYKRLASEGVDAFYHGDNAKAIAKAVQTSPIAPGLLTEQDINNYVAKERAPVCVGYHQYRVCSMAPPSSGGMAVLQILKLLEDKNLSQYAVNSPKALHYFTQASRLAFADREVYMADPDYQPVPTQALLDNSYLEKRALLMLEHDAKKQAGHPGVGIAYGKDDAFELPNTSHISIVDNQGNAVSMTTSIEMAFGSTVMVNGYLLNNQLTDFALSPKRDGKYVLNRVEGGKRPRSSMAPVMVFNEDGSLRLVIGSPGGSRIINYVAHALVGVLDWQLSAQQAINLPRITNRNHITTLEQGTELVELKTQLEQWGHKVRIGDLNSGIHAVEVKGGKLYGSADPRREGIALGK; encoded by the coding sequence ATGTTACGAACTTATACCCAGATAGCAGCGGCTCTCTCGTTGCTTATTAGCTCTGGCTGCACAGCCACCACGACCACCAATAAACAGGTGCTCGCCGATAGAGAGCCTGAGGCCACCACGGCGGTGGTGACAAAACAACAAGTGAGCGGTGAGCATTACATGGTTGCCGCTGCCAATCCCTATGCGGTGCGCGCCGGGGAAGCGATTTTAGCTGAAGGGGGCAGCGCCATAGACGCAGCCATTGCTGTGCAATTGGTACTAACATTGGTCGAGCCGCAATCGTCCGGTATTGGCGGTGGGGCCTTTATTTTGCACTATGATGCAAAGCAGCGCCGACTCACCACCTATGATGGCCGCGAGCAAGCTCCTAGCAAAGCGACACCGGAGTTATTTGTTGACGGCAATGGCGAGGCCGTACGCTGGATTGATGCAGTGGTTGGCGGGCGCTCAGTGGGGGCTCCTGGGGTCTTGAAGGCGCTGGCCAAAGCCCATGAACGTGATGGCAAATTACCTTGGTCTCGTTTATTTGAGGAGGCCATTACTTTAGCCGAACAAGGGTTTAAGGTGTCACCGCGATTACATAAGCTTTTAGCGCGACGTATTAACCCTGGAGTGGAGAAAATGCCTGCGGCGCGGGCGTATTTCTTTCCCGGTGGAACGCCTTTGGCCATTGGCACCGTTAAGCAAAACCCCGCCTTGGCATCGCTTTATAAACGCTTGGCCAGCGAGGGAGTGGATGCCTTTTATCATGGTGACAATGCCAAAGCCATTGCTAAAGCAGTACAAACAAGTCCCATCGCCCCAGGTTTACTCACTGAGCAAGACATTAACAACTATGTCGCCAAAGAGCGTGCCCCGGTGTGTGTAGGCTATCATCAATACCGAGTGTGCTCAATGGCACCGCCTAGCAGCGGTGGCATGGCGGTTTTGCAAATCTTGAAACTGCTGGAGGATAAAAACCTCAGCCAATATGCGGTTAATAGCCCCAAAGCGCTGCATTACTTCACCCAAGCGTCGCGCTTAGCCTTCGCTGATCGCGAGGTCTATATGGCCGACCCCGACTACCAACCCGTGCCGACGCAAGCGCTACTCGATAATAGCTACCTTGAAAAACGTGCCTTATTGATGCTTGAGCATGATGCTAAAAAGCAAGCTGGGCACCCGGGCGTGGGGATTGCCTATGGTAAGGACGATGCCTTTGAGCTGCCCAATACCAGCCACATTTCCATTGTTGATAATCAAGGCAACGCCGTGTCGATGACCACCTCCATTGAAATGGCGTTTGGCTCTACCGTGATGGTCAATGGCTATCTGCTCAATAACCAGCTCACCGATTTTGCGCTATCGCCGAAGCGTGATGGCAAATATGTATTAAATCGCGTTGAAGGCGGTAAGCGCCCGCGCAGCTCTATGGCCCCCGTGATGGTATTTAATGAAGATGGTTCTTTACGTTTAGTGATTGGCTCGCCCGGCGGCAGCCGTATCATTAATTACGTGGCCCATGCATTGGTCGGGGTGTTGGATTGGCAGCTGAGCGCCCAGCAAGCGATCAATCTGCCCCGTATTACTAATCGTAACCATATCACTACCTTAGAGCAGGGCACTGAGCTGGTGGAGCTAAAAACGCAGCTCGAGCAATGGGGCCATAAAGTGCGTATTGGCGACCTTAACTCTGGCATTCATGCAGTCGAGGTGAAAGGCGGTAAGCTCTATGGCAGTGCCGATCCACGCCGAGAGGGAATCGCTCTCGGAAAATAA
- a CDS encoding NAD-dependent malic enzyme has protein sequence MTDKSNDKTNTHTDPNYLYIPYAGPTLLETPLLNKGSAFSQRERESFNLAGLLPPRFETIEEQVERCYQQYSSFQDNLNKHIYLRAIQDNNETLYYRLVRDHIEEMMPIIYTPTVGDACEQFSDIYRSSRGLFISYEDRHNIDDILRNATKGKVKVIVVTDGERILGLGDQGIGGMGIPIGKLSLYTACGGISPAYTLPVMLDVGTNNEKLLNDPMYMGARHPRIGQQEYDEFLELFIKAVKRRWPNVMLQFEDFAQPNAMPLLKRYRDEICSFNDDIQGTAAVTVGTLLAACRVKGTRLSDQKVVFVGAGSAGCGIAEQVISQMVSEGISEEQARSQIFMVDRFGLLSEGMQGLRDFQQALVQSNEALSQWQYSGDYASLLDVMHCAEPGIIIGVSGQPGLFTEQVIRAMASSHENPIIFPLSNPSKQVEAHPSDVLAWTQGRAIIATGSPFGSVEYDGQQYVIPQCNNSYIFPGIGLGAITIKAKRITDEMLMAASETLASSSPLANDGKGSLLPPLTEIESLSKRIAFAVAKVAIAQGEALEFSDEDIIKAIDNNYWHPEYRNYKRVSI, from the coding sequence ATGACAGACAAATCCAACGATAAAACCAATACACACACCGATCCCAATTACTTGTACATTCCTTACGCTGGTCCGACCTTATTAGAAACGCCACTACTAAATAAAGGCAGCGCATTTTCTCAGCGTGAGCGTGAGAGCTTCAACTTGGCAGGCTTACTGCCGCCGCGTTTTGAGACCATTGAAGAGCAAGTAGAGCGCTGTTACCAACAGTACTCTAGCTTCCAAGATAACCTTAATAAGCATATCTACTTGCGCGCCATCCAAGACAATAACGAAACGCTTTACTATCGTTTGGTGCGAGACCACATTGAAGAGATGATGCCGATTATTTACACGCCAACGGTGGGTGATGCGTGTGAGCAGTTCTCAGATATTTATCGTAGCTCGCGCGGTTTGTTTATCTCCTATGAAGACCGCCACAATATTGATGATATTTTGCGTAATGCTACCAAAGGCAAGGTGAAGGTTATCGTTGTTACCGATGGTGAACGTATCCTTGGCCTAGGCGATCAGGGCATTGGTGGCATGGGTATCCCCATTGGTAAGTTATCGCTATACACCGCGTGCGGTGGTATCAGCCCGGCCTACACGCTGCCGGTGATGCTGGATGTTGGCACTAATAACGAGAAACTACTGAACGACCCAATGTACATGGGCGCACGTCACCCACGTATTGGCCAGCAAGAGTATGACGAATTTTTAGAGTTGTTCATCAAAGCGGTGAAGCGCCGTTGGCCCAATGTTATGCTGCAATTTGAAGACTTTGCTCAGCCTAACGCGATGCCACTGCTGAAACGCTATCGCGACGAAATTTGTAGCTTTAATGATGATATTCAAGGCACTGCCGCTGTCACTGTGGGCACCTTGCTGGCCGCGTGTCGAGTGAAGGGCACCCGTTTAAGCGACCAAAAGGTAGTGTTTGTTGGGGCTGGCTCCGCAGGATGTGGCATCGCCGAGCAGGTGATCAGCCAAATGGTCTCTGAAGGGATCAGTGAAGAGCAAGCGCGCAGTCAAATCTTTATGGTTGATCGTTTTGGCCTATTGAGCGAGGGCATGCAAGGCCTGCGTGACTTCCAACAAGCGTTGGTACAATCCAATGAAGCGCTCTCGCAGTGGCAGTATAGCGGTGATTATGCCTCTTTACTTGATGTTATGCATTGTGCTGAGCCAGGCATTATTATCGGCGTATCTGGGCAGCCAGGGCTATTCACCGAGCAGGTGATCCGCGCAATGGCATCAAGCCACGAAAACCCGATTATCTTCCCGCTTTCAAACCCGTCCAAACAGGTTGAAGCGCATCCGAGTGATGTGTTGGCGTGGACACAAGGGCGTGCCATCATCGCCACAGGTAGTCCATTTGGCAGCGTGGAATATGATGGCCAGCAGTATGTTATTCCGCAGTGTAATAACAGTTATATCTTCCCTGGCATTGGCCTTGGTGCAATTACCATTAAAGCTAAGCGCATTACCGATGAAATGTTGATGGCGGCCAGTGAAACCTTAGCGTCGAGCTCACCCCTTGCCAATGATGGTAAAGGGAGCCTACTGCCGCCACTGACTGAGATTGAATCGCTATCTAAACGTATCGCCTTTGCTGTGGCTAAAGTCGCCATCGCCCAAGGTGAAGCGTTGGAATTTAGCGATGAGGATATTATCAAGGCCATCGATAATAATTATTGGCACCCTGAGTATCGTAACTACAAGCGAGTCAGCATCTAG